GAGTTTCTTATTAATATTGTCATTTCCAACCATTGGCACTTTAATGTTTTTAATACGTTGATCATCTAATTCAGCGTAAATCTGTGAAATGAATTTTGCATCTCCAAATTCCACACTATTCACATTAATTTTACAATCAGATTTGCTCATCGTATAAAGTAACCCCTCAAATAATAGGCTGCTCAGAAAAGTTCCATCCACGGGATAATTTATCTCAATTTTAACCATAGCCTATGACCACCTCCCCCTTATACTCATAAGCTACAATATTTCCCCGGATTTCCAGTTTACATGTAGGTTTCTCCATAAAATCTCCAACGCTCCTCAATGGCACTTTAAATTTAATTAACTTTTTACCAAACATGTAATTCACTATTGGATTTTCCCTTTCATCATATCCTTCAACTTTAAATGGGTCTATATATTCCTCTTCCACCCACAAACCTTTAGGTCTTCCCACAATTTTCACATCGAAATCGCCGCCTATCGGAAAACTGTAAGTGGTTTCTATAGTTGCATTTCTTGTTTTATTTAACGTACTATCATCAACTTTCACAACATCCAGTACTGAAACTAAGCTCTCCTTAGACCCTAATCTATGAATTCTCCAGAAATCATTTTCAGATAACTTAAACCCTTTCTCGCCAAATTTTATTTCATCACCCTTAAATACCGCAAATAATTTCATTTGGGGAGCATCATCTTCCACCGTTGATAGAAGGGTATGCCCTCTAGCTGGAGCATCAAACGATTTAAGAATATATTTTGGTTCTGGAGTTGGATACCTCACCCCTCCAGCTTCCCTTACAGCTATTATCCTACTTAAAGCTTGATACGTTATTGGAATGCAGTTCAATGGTTTTATACCTATTGCTAATAGATTTCTGCTCAACATTGGAATTAGCTTTTTACCATCATTCTCTCCAATATTATATTTTCTAGCTATGCTCTCAGCTATCCCTCCAAGTATCACTGTTGGAGGTGGATAATAAAAGGATGGTGAAGTTTTAGATAAGCCTGCAACTCTACATTGAAAGCCCCATGTAAATTCTAA
The genomic region above belongs to Candidatus Methanomethylicota archaeon and contains:
- a CDS encoding type I-A CRISPR-associated protein Cas5; the encoded protein is MTVGFIVDLEFTWGFQCRVAGLSKTSPSFYYPPPTVILGGIAESIARKYNIGENDGKKLIPMLSRNLLAIGIKPLNCIPITYQALSRIIAVREAGGVRYPTPEPKYILKSFDAPARGHTLLSTVEDDAPQMKLFAVFKGDEIKFGEKGFKLSENDFWRIHRLGSKESLVSVLDVVKVDDSTLNKTRNATIETTYSFPIGGDFDVKIVGRPKGLWVEEEYIDPFKVEGYDERENPIVNYMFGKKLIKFKVPLRSVGDFMEKPTCKLEIRGNIVAYEYKGEVVIGYG